cctcagtgtgtgtgtcctgttgTCCCCATGTGGTGACAAATATGACTTTGAAAACATGACCAGATAAATCCTGATTACCGGAGGGGAGATACCCTGACCAGCGGGAGTTTCACACACTGTGAGACTCAGCCTTGACCCTGCGGCCTTGCAGACCCCTGTGAATAGCTTCTGACAGTGGGGAACTGCTTAAAGAATTCAGCAAATTCTACCTACCTGCCttcatacatgtgtgtgtgggattgtgtgtgtgcgctctcTGTCCTGGTTGTTTGTGACAAACCTGACCTGACTCCATGTGTGACTTGAACCCGCAGCCATCTGGGGTCTTCGGGGGCGTGCTATAGTGGTGCACTTGTTTTTCTTCTGGTGGGGGGGATATACTGAGCAAGGCGCCGTCTtacagttctgtgtgtgtgtgtgtgtgtgtgtgtgtgtgtgcctcacaGCAGAACACCCTGCGCCACCACTGGGTCCATCGACGCCGCCAAGAGGGCAAGTGCCGTCAGTGCGGCAAGGTAGGTCCCTCCCTCTGCCTCGGTACTTTCAGTATCCATGGCAACAGCAGGCGCGCATACCCCTGTCCCGTCTGTGTATGATGGACCTTCCCACAATGCTCTGTCTTGGGATCTGCAGGGGTTTCTCCAGAAACTGTTCCACAGCAAGGAGATCGTGGCCATCAGCTGCTCCTGGTGCAAGCAGGCAGTGAGTACCGTTTATCTGCAGATACCCACAATGCCTTTGGGGCCCTCCTCTGACCTCCACCCCTCCCGTTTCTTCACCCAGTTCCATAACAAGGTGACGTGCTTCATGCTGCAGCAGATCGAGGAGCCGTGCTCCATGGGCGCCCACGCCGGCGTCATCGTGCCACCCTCCTGGATCGTCAAAGTCAGGAAGCCGCAGGTACAAGCCCCTCCCTACAGGTGGCGGTCGGCCAATAAGCACGCAGGGTATGACTGTGGCTGGCTGCGTGAGGACAGGTAGGGAAGGGagcttgtgtgtttgtgtgccgaGGTCTGACAGCTTTGTTCCAGTGCGTGAGAGTGGGATGCCTGCGCGTGTCCTGGGGAGCCTGatggtctcccccccccccccccgcaggccGTGTCGTGGGCTCTCCCTGCGGCCGCATGACACCGGCTCCTCCCCCTTGTGCTTGGTGCTCCATGCCACCTTTTTCTGTGGCCCCCCTGCTGCCATTACTTCGCTTTACCTGTAGCCGCCTTGCTGCCATCGGCTTTCACACACGCGACGCAGCGGGAACCGCGTGCGCTGCCGCTGTCTGGTGACTCGCATTGATGGACCCTGATCCGCATCCGACACTGTCCTGTCCTGGGCCCTGTCCTCTTCCTCAGGAAGGGGACTGTGCTTCATGGTTTGATGGGCAGCTGGGCATAGAAGGCCAGCTTCTGACCAGGATTGAGCTCCCCTTTAAGACAGTAGCTAGCAGACAGTCGCCCTTAGTGTTTTGAGAACAGTTCATGCTgctgtagctcaacaagtagacTTTATAACAGTACAAAGATTGTGGATACAAATcccagggaccccacatgaACTTTTAATCATTTCCTCCCAGGGAACCACTAAAGActggtttttatttatgtatttctgtATGCTTTAAATTGCAAACAGTTTTATTTATAGTGGTTTGCAGCATACCAGCTTAATTTCTGCTGTAATCAGTAGCCGTGGCGTGCGTAGCAGGATGTGGGCTGTGAGGCCacgcctccaccccccctccacccccctcccgaGGCCGTGCAGGTGTTCTCCAACTCAGCGCCTCATCTCTCTCCTGTCCCCCAGAGCTCTTTTAAAAACTCGAGCCGAAGGAAAAAACGGACATCATTCAAACGCAGGACCAGCAAAAAGGGAACTGATGTGAGTAAACCTGTTttcacctcccctccccccccccccccaaaaaggcGTGACCGAATGACAGCCGGAGGAGAAGAGACACGGTCAGGAATAGGCTGGGCACTGGACAGCTGCTGCGTGTAGATAAAGAGCAGGCTGCATCTTTTCCTTGTACTCATTTTGTGTCCATTTGGCCACACCCCTTTTTAGTGTATCCATCGTATGTCATGAGGCCACGCCCCTTTATTGTATGTGTCCATTAGGCCACTCCCCTTTCTGCTTACTGCATAAACTGCTTCCTGAAATGCCACCAGGGGTGTGTTGTTGGGCCTTGGTCTTGGGAATAAAACCTAACCAAGGCTCCCAACTCCAGGCTGTGGCCGCAGAAACAGTGCGCGTGTTCATGtgggtccttctgcatgtgcaTGTCTGCATCCGTGTATGCGTGACCGGTGTGAACATCTCTCCTGACAGGACTCCAAGTGGCGCCCGTTCATAATCAAGCCCCTGCCCTCTCCGCTGGTAAAACCCGTGCTGGTGTTCGTCAACCCCAAGAGCGGCGGGAACCAGGTACTGTAAGCCTGTTGGGAGGGGGCGGGTCACCCATCTGCAAAGCCCACCTCCAGAGACTGACCCTGCTcctgcccctccctcacagggcaccaaAGTGCTACAGATGTTCATGTGGATCCTGAACCCCCGGCAGGTGTTTGATCTCTCTCAGGGAGGGCCCCGCGAGGCGTGAGTACCCGGCCTGATCTTCCCTCCCCTCTTCCTCATTCTCactcgtttttttttcccctccacaTTTTTAGTACACAGTCAcagtgtgtgtgcattttttcattctgtgataaaagcctgttattttcacCTTTTGGGGCctttttttgtataaaaaattCCATCTTTATCCTGAATCCCTATCTTACCCTCCGCTCCTCAAAAATCTACCAATATAATAAGGTCGCTCATGAGGCTGACACAGTCAAACGCCGCCACCCGTATCCCTGGGCCAGACCACCCTGGTACCGCTGGGTCCGTAGACCAGGCGTCAGACGACGTGTTCCCCAGATCTGCTCCCTGACTCACCGTCTGCTCTCCCCTCTCAGGCTGGAGCTGTACAGAAAAGTGCCGAATCTCCGAATCCTGGCGTGCGGGGGTGATGGCACGGtaagatcggggggggggctgagctgtTACATCACGCCTCTCTCCAGCACTGGGGGGCGGCAGCAGACCATCCTGCTCATTCGCATCTAACTTCTTCTGTTAGGAGGAAAAAAGCAGAAAGCAGGGAAGTTTCCTCTATTAACGTGTTAATTATCACACAAAAAGTTgactttttcttcttttttgaaaattaagagacgacagcaaaattttcactcatttctcaatttatgtcTAAgcacctgtgtaaaatatacatttgtttAGCGAAcagcagcctggttcttccctgcttctcactgatgaagcgcttcttccttgctttatgggacagtcctgcttctaggagcctgatgtTAACTGTCCTAGCaatgcacttcacacctgcatttaatgtttcccattccttttgaaggtcacttgaggtcattctctgatttatgaggcactgccggataagttgacggtcatctctagCATTCAAAAAATTGCTTCTGTCATCTaactggctggtttttggttattgacagtgtctcctgcttcacctcgttcttgtgtactgctgtcttaggaGCTCTGAGCCTGGAAACAGCCTGTCTCGCAACAGCCTGCCAACAGAAGCCAGCAGGATTTAAAAgtgcagatttttaaaaagtatagaGTGCTCTCTTCATTTTTCCCAGGACTTTAGCTTTGCCATTTTAACGTACCAGGTTCCTATAGTTGGCGCTGGCCTTTTAGTGGCCATAGTGTGCAAGTGCGAGGTTGGCTGATTCTGACTCTCTGTCCTCCAGGTGGGCTGGATCCTCTCAGCCCTCGATGAGCTTCAGAtgaacccccagcccccagttGCTGTTCTTCCTCTCGGGACAGGAAATGACCTGGCGCGCACCCTGAACTGGGGAGGGGTGAGCAGACAGAATGCAGAAATTTTCCATTTGCCTTAAGGAAGAATTTGGCATCGGTTTATGGGTAACCGGTGTCTTTTGGACCTTTTTGTGTTGTCTTCTGTTGGATCGGACTGCCTGCCCTTCTGTCTGCAGTAGCTGCTTTTGCGGGTCGGGTCATAGCAGTTCTGTGAAGCCTGAGGTATAGAGATGGGCCCACGTTAGTCAGGACACAGTGACACGACACTAGGGAACACGTCCGAGTCACCACTGTACCTGAACTGCTGGAGAACCCAGAGGCAGCTCATGCGcacagggagaagatgccagctccACATGTACACCAAGCTGGGGTTCAAAATAGGGCTTCTCTTCAGAATAGCTTCCATGTGTATTCCTACTTATTACTGAAATGAATGAATTGTTGCACGGGGaagtcagcagggggcgatgtGGCTGTTTGGTTAGAGCCTTCACGGCAACTGTCAGCAAAACCAGTGACCCCTGTGCCCCATTAGAGTAAATGATTGCATACTATATTTACGGAATCGtctctgggggcgggggggtccaAGGTGGGGATCACGGGAGCTTGGCAGATCCTGGTGGGCaatattttaattgttattgtttGCATCCATTAATGAGCAGAGATAAATGTCACCCCCGCTCTTCCTGCCGTTGAAGGTACAAAGGGAGTGTGACAGCCACAGTGTCACATGTGTTTAAACAAACGGGACGTTGGAGGCTCTCAAAGCCGCTGGGGGGTTAGGCTCCAGCTAAGTTACCaggttcacccccccccccccttttcatttCCGTGAGACCAGCCTCTTGAAAAATATGGGATGGATGTCGCTGGAAAGACTTTGCTGTCATTGTAATTTTCgcttaattcattttaaatggaGGCTTTTCAAATACCCTTAATTACGCTCTCATGGATCCTCTGGTACTCCTCTGTGGGGGCGGACGTCGGCAACCTGGGTGTCtgcaatctctctctctctgaaatTATTTGAGCTGCAATGGGCATTGTAATGTTgaagagtcccccctccccaccaccaccaccataaATCTGCTTTATACAATTTGAAGGTCCAGCGTGGGCGGTGGGTGACTCTGCAGGTTAGCACAGTGTATCTGCAATCAGATACACCagcaggttgctggttcagatcctgtTTCTTAGTAAAGTGGCTTTAGtgttgggcccttgatcaaggTCTTTAGCTCCAGCTGCTTCAGGGACTGTGTGATCCTCCTCTCTCGCtcgtatgttgctttggacaaaagcatctactaaGTAACTGTGATGTAACAGTGTCGTGGTTTTAAACCACCGCAAGTGAGCTGTGTTGTACTAAACACACATCGATGTCTCTTCTACACGTCAGTCCTCGATGCTGCCACCAGTTCACTGTGGAGGCTGCAGAGTCCCTGTCGCAGCCTTGACCCTGGCTGGTAGTGAACAGGAGCCCCTGATGTGGAAATAAACAGGCCACGTTCCCTCACAATTTATTCCTGCACACTTGGGTCTGGGTTGGGTTTTTTATTCCAGTCAGAGTTAAGCAGGGCGCTGAGCTGGATGGTACCAGCCAGATCCTGTACTTCAGGGGTCTCCAGCTTAGGCTAAAATCCTATATCTGTAACATGCAAACAATGCTCACAGGATGTCTTGGGACGTTTGCTTAACTCTTTAACATTGTTGTGAATTtactggtttcataacaaaagtccttTGAGAAGTAATATTCCCATTTTCCTTTTAatgtcataatttttttgactTACGGTTCTGTCCTTCCCATTTttctattaattgcaattgtagtcattgGCTACATTTTTCTATTAATTGCAGTtgtagtcattggctcccaaagggatactaaacacaaatgtttgttgttttatgttattgcgaAGGTGTCACTAATTAAAAAGCccccaatgagactgcttgtcaatgaacctTTTAACTCAGAGCAGCTCTTTTAGAACTTGGGTTTGGATTTCGATTTATTACTACTCacaatgaatgttttacttaaaaccaCTGGTTGTTTCTCATgtgatattttttgtaaatacaTGATGTAATGATTTTTGTCATGAAACCAAtgaatttgcaatatttttactgaattaattaAGCGTCCctagactttctgtgagcactgtagaTGGGTATATATACTCTAATAATGTTTCCTAAACATATGGTTCCTTTAGCCCTCTACCTACGCTCCCGTCCCTCTTCCCCTCTCTTCCCCAGGGCTACACGGACGAGCCAGTGTCTAAGATCCTGTGTCAGGTGGAGGAGGGCACGGTGGTGCAGCTGGATCGCTGGAACCTCCAGGTGGAGCGGAAGTTCTCCCCAGGAGAGGAGGGCTCTCAGAAGGTGACCTAGAATCCAGAGCATCAGGCTACAGACGGGCATCAGGAGAACCTACCTGATGTGTAACTCTCCCGCCGTACGCGTTCCTTCGTTCACAGCTGCCGCTGAATGTCTTCAATAACTACTTCAGCTTGGGGTTCGACGCTCACGTCACCCTGGAGTTCCACGAGTCCAGAGGTGAGAGTCTGGGGAAGAtcggggggtgagggggtgcaGGCGATCGGGACGTGGGTGTCATGGCGGGTCGTCACAATCGCAGTGGCTGACTTAGCAGAGCACATGCTGAGGACGTGAGATCCCAGGGCCTGACAGGTGCGGAGAGAGGGGCGCCCGGCCCCTCCTGAGTGCTTGGCAGCCACTCGCTCAGTAGACGTGGCGGATTACCAGAGAAATGCTCAGAGCCTCTAATTAATGCGATCTGTCACTTCTTTATGAGGCGAGGGTGGGTGGTGCTGGGAACAGTCCAATTTGAGACACGAACACGGCCTCAGATGGTAGAAAAATCGGCACGGGAAGTCCGGCCCGGCTTGACGTCTCCTCCCCTTGCCCTCCGCAGAGGCCAACCCTGAAAAATTCAACAGCCGTTTCCGCAACAAGATGTTCTATGCAGGGGTGAGTGGGGTGTGAATCGCTGACCGTGTAGCTCTGGGGCCGAAGCGCGGCGCTGTGACCCGGCAGCTGCTCTGTTTGTCACGTCCCTCCAGGCTGCCTTCACCGACTTCCTGCAGAGGAGCTCCAGGGACCTGTCCAAGCACGTCAGGGTGGTGGTGAGTGCAGCACTGAAGGTCCCCACTAGGGGGCAGCCCATCCCGGCACATTCTGCAAACTTTTCTTAGAACAGCAGTAATATTGACATCTGCTTCAAGTTTACTTAATTTAACGGACGCTTTTGTCAATAGCGATGTACAAGGGAAGCAAATACACcattacaaacatacagctgtcaagAAGTTGACTAGGTGAACTGCAGGAGGTTGAAAGTATTTATAATTATGCATCCATGAATAATACAGGTACCTATGATTTGAAAGTAATTTGGAGATAATAGAATGCATTTTTAGATTTCAGCTGTCATTTTTCTGAGACCtcctgtttattttttcattttaaagaagaaaaaatgaaGATCCAAATGACAAGGGCCatctttttcttttcctgtctTATCCTTCCCTCGTTCCCCGCAGTGTGACGGAACGGACCTCACCCCCAAGATCCAGGAGCTGAAGTTCCAATGCATCGTGTTCTTGAACATTCCCAGGTGCAGAAACCACCCTCCGAACCACCCCTGTAACCTTAGCGACTACGCCATCTGCTGATGGGTTTTGGCAATGCGCTGTCGTATGGCTCAGACACTGCTGCCGCCTTTCGGCTGTGTGTGTCCGCTGTGCCTGTAGCGAAGGTGTTTCTGCCCCCCAGGTACTGTGCGGGCACTATGCCATGGGGTAATACCGGTGACCACCGTGAGTTTGAGCCTCAGCGGCACGACGACGGCTGCATCGAAGTCATCGGCTTCACCATGGCGTCTCTGGTGAGTGGGTGCGAACGTCTTGGGCCATATCTTCATTCGTCGGGCCGCCCCGTGTTCACCGTTGCCCTCTGTGTCCACCAGGCGGCGCTGCAGGTGGGCGGGCACGGTGAGCGGCTGCACCAGTGTCGGGAGGTGACCCTGACCACTTTCAAGACGATGCCGGTGCAGGTGGATGGGGAGCCGTGCAGACTGGCCCCGTCCACCATTCGCATCTCGCTCAGGAACCAGGCCAACATGGTGCAGAAGAGCAAGAGAAGGACCTCTGTCCCTCTGCTCAACGAGTGAGTCacacgcgtacacacacacgcacacacacacacacgcacacatgcattCCCCTTTCTTATCTTATGCTGACTTGCTATCTTGTAAATGATCCGTTAAGGACattaaactgaaaaacaaaacaaaaacatacgaAATCTGACATTTACAAAGAACAGGATTGGGGGCTTGTTTTTCAGGTATGGCTTTCATATTTTGTCtaagtaaaaattaaaaaaatgcacgCCCAGACACACAACATGAAGCGGCGCCGTGCTGATTGCTCCCTGTGTGTTGTTGACCTGTTTGTGGGTCATGCCACTGTCATGGtgtctctctcttttcctctcGTCACCTTCactaacccccctcccccctttgcGTCTGTCCCTCTACTGGCTGCCtgtctgcctcccccccccccattgcctgCGCTGGTTGTCAATCTGTGCCTCTGGGTTTGCGCAGCATTCAGAAAGTGTGTGCCGCCGACCTCCGTCGTCTCTCCGCTCCCCCCGACTCCTTCTCCATGTGAGTATCTCTGCCCAGGTGGGCGGGGCAGGGCTgggcgggggcggggcagggctGGGCGGGGGCGGGGCACAGTAACTGCTGGCTTGGGCCTTTTCTGCTCTATCTGTGGCTCTTCCGGGCAGGGGCGGGCAAGCGGGGGTGAGGGGTCCGTGTGTCAGCCATCGTTGTATGACAGATAAATGGCCTGATTAATGTAGATGCAGGGGACAGAGCACGCACACAGACGCCGGAGTGTGTGTACGCACAAACATCCCGTGTGCGCAGCGATGAGTCAGACAGTGTGTTCGAGCGCCTGACCACTATGTTACCGTGGCTGCCATCTGTTTCGCAGAGCGTGCTGTGAGGCGATTAAAATGCAGGTTTTCGGTGCTGGCGGAGACACGGCTGCCGCAGCCCCCATGTGACACGCGCCTCTCGCGCCGACTGCGGAACGCTAACCGCGCGCCGCGGTCATGCTAACAGGTCTCGCTCTCATTGGAGGAAATAACTGCTTTCGTTTTACTGTTTTCATTTTACGTCGTCACGCACCAATGCAAAAAAAGCACAAGTATGTCTgcacgcatgtgtgtgtgttggtagGTGTAGTATATGATGCAGCTGGCTACCTTgcgtgtttgtttgtgtgaggGCACATGCTGGCATCTGTCAGTGTATGACTCTGTCAGCTTCTTTCATGTGTGTGTCTAcacatgtgtgcgtgtgtgtgtaaattaggtttatattacgttgtggggaccatttttcatgtCCTCATAAAGATCtgcgaatgcaatcaaaaaagcaaaaatgcctaaaatctcgtattttgttaggttacttatggttaaggtcgttatgttgggattagagttttccccatagaaatgaatggagagtccccacaaagatataattacacacCTGTGAGTGTACGTGTGCGTCTGCCTTCTATAGCCGCCCTGCTCCTGTTTCACAGTGAAGCACTGGTTCAGTAGCAGTTACCagctaaaatgtggactgtgtttTCCCAGCTTTGATGGCGATCAGACCACCCCGGTTCACACGAGCCCCAGGGCCGGCGCTGTGTGGCAGGTCCAAAGCTCAGCGGGACACGACGTGACCCAGCAAACAGCCAACATTCTGGGAACGTTCCCCTGAGCTTCTCACTTGGCATTCCGCTTAGCATCTTAAGCAGAACGTTTCATTAATGCATAAAGGTTTCCTACAGAGGAGAGATACCAGATTATTCATGAAGACTGGTCCTGGAACGTTCTCCCTCTTCTGTGTGGGCATGCATCTTTGAAACCAGCAAATGCCGCTGTCCCAGAATGCCACTTGAGCTCCTGAGAGCTGCAGCGCACTGAGCATTGCAGAAATGCACAGAAAACTGAATTTCCAGGTCAGCAAGGGTCTGATCTGAGAATGGGAGCTGCTGTGAATGAGGAAGTCCTCAGCGTTTCAACCGCAGTTTGTCTCTCCTGTTAGCGACAGTAATGTTTACGCGAGTTTCTGCTTGTCCCCCTGTCCACGCAGTCCCCACGCCGTCCCGGACCGCCTGCGTCTCCGGGTGAACCGGATAAGTCTGCAGGAATATGAGAAACTGCAGTTTGACAAGGAGCGACTGCGAGACATCTGTGAGTGCCGCCTGGCCGTTCAAAGTGTCCTCCAAGCAAAGGCAGCGTGAAGCATGCTATCATAATGATGTAGCATTAGCATACCCTATCTAACAGCAATAGTGTACCCTCATAAAGGCGAAGTAATAACCATCGTTACAATGTAGCATTAGCGTACCTTGTTCATAGCAGCAATAGTGTACCTTCGTAATAACATAACAATGGTATACATCGTATTAGCATAGCATTAGCATGCTCTGTTAGTAACAGCAATAACGTACCTTCATGAGAGCATAGCAATAGTATGCTATCGTAATAATGTAGCATTAGCGTACCCTGTCAATAACAGCAATAGTGTATCCTCATAATGATATGCCAATAGCATTTCATCGTAATATCACAGCATTAGCATACTTTATTCATAAGAGCAATAGCGTGCGCTTGTAAAAACACAATAACAGCATACCCCTGTAGTAATGTAGCATTAGCATGTCTTATTAATGAGACCAATAGTGTACCCTCGTTATAAATTACCCTCTTAATAGAAATTTCTGTAACCAGAAATTTACAGTCCCATAAGCACGTTTGTAGGTCCTACTGTTTATAAGTTAATCAGCTTAATTGAGATAGTTTATTTGGGATTGGATTCAATAAAGTTAAATACTCCGTGTAATGCATCAGCtttttgattggctggaggGCTGTTTGTGAATACCATCGTGTTCCCCAGCCGCCCCGGTCGGCATCGTCGTGGTGAGAGGAGACTGTGACCTGGAGACCTGCCGGCTCTACATTGACCGACTGCAGGAGGTGGGTGACCTCTCACACCCCGCTTGTTTGATTTCCTGTGCCATAGCCGCTGATCCAGTGCCCTGTCATGGTGGCTTTGGCTGAATCTCCCCCAGGGCTCAATCGTGTTCTACACAGCAGCTAATTTactttaaatcttttttttatttttaacaatcTAATCTTTTGCCTTTTCAAATTAATAACCTGCTTGTCTATGATCAGCCCATGAGTCAGAAACACATTGAGTCATTGTGTAAAGAACCTAGCCTGACCCACTGCAACACCACAAAGAGACTGCAGCCTTTGACTTCTTTGTTCGGTTCAGACTTTTTCGGCACCTGTCCCAGCATCCATTAGTTCACCTTCTACGACCATTTATCCAGAACAAGGCTGCTCTGAGTCTAGAGCCGGGAGATACAAGGCACCAGACAGTGGACTCCCTGGTGGAGATGACTCTCGCAAGCCACACAGTCGCACGCTTTGGACAATTTAAGGACCCCAGTTCACCTACCTGCATATCTTTGGACTTTAGGAAGAAACCCTAAGGAAGGCAAACATCGTGCACAGGCATCACTGCCACCCGCATGTTAACATCATTGGCTCAAAATTTAGCAAGAGCAGCGTCATAGATAATGGGTGAATGATATGTAGTAAagtcacactgaaaaatgccAGAAGCAGTGCAGGAGAGGAAGTCGTAGTTATATTTGGAACCTCTAGGTGTCTGGGTCCAGCTGGCGTTGTGTGGCCACGCTAAACTTACACTGTGTAGGTGTTGAGAGTGGAATGACACTGGCCAGTGTCGGCCGTCAGCTTGGCAGCATGGCTGTGCTTAATCGCTGCGTGTCATCCTGGCCAAACCAGAGGCATAGCGCTTCTCCAAAATTCCCTGATGATTTGGCGAGCTAGTTTTATGTCAAAACTTGCTTTTACTCTGGCCTtagtactttttaaatatatatctttaatgtataatgtatgtgtgtgtgtgtatatatatatatactcagcaaaaaaagaaacgtccctttttcaggactgtgtatttcaacaataatgttgtaaaaatccaaataactttacagatcttcattgtaaagggtttaaacaatgttttccatgcatgttcaattaaccataatcaattaattaacatgcacctgtggaatggtcattaagaccttaacagcttacagaaagtaggcatttaaggtcacagttctaaaaacgcaggacactaaagagacttgtctaccgactgtgaaaaacacccaaagaaagatgcccagggtccctgctcatctgcgtgaacgtgcattaggcgtgttgcagggaggcatgaggactgctgatgtggctagggcaataaattgccatgtccgcactgtgagacgcctaagacagcgctacagggagacaggaaggacagctgatcatcctcgcagtggaagaccacgtgtaacaacacctgcacaggatcggtacatccgaatatcacacctgcgtgacaggtacaggatggccacaacaactgcccgagtcacaccaggaacacacaatccctccatcagtgctcagactgtccgcaataggctgagagaggctggactgagggcttgtgtgttcctggtgtgactcgggcagttgttgtggccatcctgtacctgtcacgtaggtgtgatattcggatgtgcatgttaattaattgattatggttaattgaacatgcatggaaaacattgtttaaaccctttacaatgaagatctgtaaagttatttggatttttacaacattattgttgaaatacacagtcctgaaaaagggacgtttctttttttgctgagtatatatatagtttttttttttccctagagATTTTCACAAGAATGTTTTAACACATCTCCTTGTGTTCCTCTCTGGGTGCCATTCTTGCATCTGTGAGGACAGGATTACAGTGTCCTATGTGTCTTTATTGTTAACTGTGTTTTTCCGTGATTCCCAGAATTGGATTTTCCCCCATTTGATGTTAAATCCAgatgatgatgtaatgcagtGTAATAGGGTTTGAGTCGGTTGTGTTTTCTGCCGtgagcatatatatataaataccagGCACAGCACTCATTGCGGTTGTGTAACATTCAGAGACAGTGGGggaagggcgggggggggtgttagACAGTTGCTCCTTGATGTGTCTCACACTGCCCTCTGACAGGACCTCCATCAGGCCCCCCCAAGCGTCCACCGGGTACACTACCAGGTAACTGACATTTCCTCTCAGTTACATACCCCCCCCTAAGCCTTTCTCGTGAGCCTGACCCGACCCCCGTCCACCATGTGCGGTTTCAGGATGAGTCCAGAAGCCTGGTCCGGCCCGGCTCCGCCCACAGACTGTCCTCCAACTGGAGCTTCCTGGACTGTAAGTCTCACCCCTACATACTTATGGGCCCTCCTGTCCCGCACCGAATTCATCAATGCGTCCCGTTTCCAAGCTTCCGTGGGTTTCCACGACGACACGCCATCCGCATTGTTTTTAGCGCCGCTTGTTGCCTTGTTGACCTGGTAACTCCTGCCCTTCCATTTGTTCTCTTTCCAGCAACGTCTGCCGACCGTTTCTATCGCATTGACAAGGCTCAGGTGAGCAGGCTTTTAATTGCAGCTGAACTTATTCAGTCAGGACATTAAAACtgtcattcatccagaagagatACAGGTGACTAATATCATTACCATGCTCTAGCCGAACCATTAGTTATTGACATCTGTATGCAGACCT
The nucleotide sequence above comes from Paramormyrops kingsleyae isolate MSU_618 chromosome 3, PKINGS_0.4, whole genome shotgun sequence. Encoded proteins:
- the dgki gene encoding diacylglycerol kinase iota isoform X3 → MDPLAKPCPSQEERGSQAYGNNRAASLGATGGETSERNRGRDEAMAGGDTLGSFNDTDESVEEKLKGLVFRKQTSYRKAISRSGLQHLGPIQSPPLSNGPTKELRTAVDWSETAVNGEHLWLETNCSGELCYLGEETCVVKISKSAPRRKCAACKIVVHTACMEQLEQINFRCKPTFREGGSRYTLRDNTLRHHWVHRRRQEGKCRQCGKGFLQKLFHSKEIVAISCSWCKQAFHNKVTCFMLQQIEEPCSMGAHAGVIVPPSWIVKVRKPQSSFKNSSRRKKRTSFKRRTSKKGTDDSKWRPFIIKPLPSPLVKPVLVFVNPKSGGNQGTKVLQMFMWILNPRQVFDLSQGGPREALELYRKVPNLRILACGGDGTVGWILSALDELQMNPQPPVAVLPLGTGNDLARTLNWGGGYTDEPVSKILCQVEEGTVVQLDRWNLQVERKFSPGEEGSQKLPLNVFNNYFSLGFDAHVTLEFHESREANPEKFNSRFRNKMFYAGAAFTDFLQRSSRDLSKHVRVVCDGTDLTPKIQELKFQCIVFLNIPRYCAGTMPWGNTGDHREFEPQRHDDGCIEVIGFTMASLAALQVGGHGERLHQCREVTLTTFKTMPVQVDGEPCRLAPSTIRISLRNQANMVQKSKRRTSVPLLNDIQKVCAADLRRLSAPPDSFSIPHAVPDRLRLRVNRISLQEYEKLQFDKERLRDISAPVGIVVVRGDCDLETCRLYIDRLQEDLHQAPPSVHRVHYQDESRSLVRPGSAHRLSSNWSFLDSTSADRFYRIDKAQEHLHFVTEICQDEVFILDHETPSVGQVGGPGMPDLVVEPRTPLTTEEQALLTAASFGDLPKFSSSWSSGVSLLVRDSGGCSALHLAAQNGHAAVVGFILEHGSKIILDLIDSETGETALHKGASQHQHTVCRMLVDAGASLTKVNFQGKTPKDKALESGDMELASCLDSRQQYKCITREDLETAV